Part of the Labrys wisconsinensis genome, GTGGCGCGCATGGGCTGGTTCTCCTCCGACCGCACCATCCGCGACTATTCCGACGAGATCTGGGGACTGCCGACCGTCAAGGTGGGGTGAGACGGACGCCCCCGGCTTGTGCCGGCCACCTTGGCCAAGTCTGACCAGGGAGGGGTCGGCCGTGACGATTGTCAACATGTCGGATGCCGGGACGCGGCTTTCGCGGCTGGTCCAGGCGGTCGAGAGCGGTGCCGAGGCGGAGATCATCATCGCTCGGAATGGCAAGCCGGTGGCCAAGCTCGTGCCGGTCACCAGAGGAGGCACCACCGGCAAGCGCCTGGGTCTGCTGGCCGGGCGATATCCGGTCCTGACGCAAGAGGACTTCAACGCCGACGATGAGCGCACCGCGGCGTTGTTACGGGGTGAGGGCCGGTGAGGCTGCTTAGCGGGCGCTGTAGCCGCCGTCGGCCATCAGGATGTGCCCTGTCACGAAGGACGCGCCCGGACCGGCGAGATAGAGGATCGCATCGGCGATCTCCTTGGGCTCGGCCCAGCGGCCGATCGGATGAGCGCTCCTGATGGCGGCCTCGCCTGCGGCAGGATCGTCCAGGCCTTCGAGGTAGCGGGTCAGGAAAGGGGTGTTGATGGATCCTGCTCCCACGGCATTCACGCGGATGCCACGGGACGCATAGTCGACGGCCATCTGTCGCACGAGTTGGAGGAGGGCGCCCTTGGCGGCGCAATAGGCTGCCTGCTCCGGCAAGCCGACGACGCTCGAGATCGACCCCGTCGCGACGATCGAGCCCCTGGCACGTGCAAGCATCGAGGGCAGTGCGCGTCTCGACATCAGGAAGAAGGATTTGGCGTTCGCATCCATGACGCGGTCCCATTCATCTTCGGCGGTGTCGTGCGCGGATTTCGAAATGATGAAGCCGGCGTTGCTGACGAGCACATCGACCGGACCGAGCCGTTGCTCGGCTGTCGCGAAAATCGTCTCGACGTCCGCGGCCTTGGTCACATCGGCGACAACCGCAACGATGTCGCCGGGCGCCTCTCGCTCCAGCTCGGCAACGGCGGGGCTGATATCGGTTGCGCATACTTTGGCGCCGTTTTCGATGAAGAGTGAGACTGCAGCTCGGCCGACGCCCCCTGCCGCGCCGGACACGACGACGACTTTGCCTTCAAAGCTTCTGGTCATGATGGTCTCCGATTCCTGATGATTGGCACGAAGTCGATTGGCGTGGGCGCGGGGCAGGGGACCCCTTCGTCGGCGT contains:
- a CDS encoding SDR family NAD(P)-dependent oxidoreductase, which codes for MTRSFEGKVVVVSGAAGGVGRAAVSLFIENGAKVCATDISPAVAELEREAPGDIVAVVADVTKAADVETIFATAEQRLGPVDVLVSNAGFIISKSAHDTAEDEWDRVMDANAKSFFLMSRRALPSMLARARGSIVATGSISSVVGLPEQAAYCAAKGALLQLVRQMAVDYASRGIRVNAVGAGSINTPFLTRYLEGLDDPAAGEAAIRSAHPIGRWAEPKEIADAILYLAGPGASFVTGHILMADGGYSAR
- a CDS encoding type II toxin-antitoxin system Phd/YefM family antitoxin; the protein is MTIVNMSDAGTRLSRLVQAVESGAEAEIIIARNGKPVAKLVPVTRGGTTGKRLGLLAGRYPVLTQEDFNADDERTAALLRGEGR